The DNA segment ACATCACCTAGGATCCGACCCGAAGATCTATCCAATACAGGTATGTCTGTTAGGTCGTAGGTCAGCATAAGCCTGAGGCACTTTACCGCATCATCTTCCGAATAGACAGTTGCTTTCTCACTATAGGGGTAGATTAGTTCTTTTGCTGTGGTATCTTTTGAGTATTTGAGGAGGTATTCTTCTAGCCCACTTATGTCACCCAACTTTACCTTTGCCCACTGTAGCAAGCTTTCACGCTTAATGAAACCTTGGTAGCTTCCACTCTTGTCTACCACGAAGAGACCTCTTATGTAAGGTGCTTCAACAAACTTTCTTACAATGTTAAGGAAGCTTTCATCTTCCCTTACTATTAGGGCTATCGTCTGGTTCGGGTTATAGAGGTCCTTGACCAAAAGCTTCTTCATACCTTTCCCCGATGCTACTTGATGCTGGGGGTTTAAGTGGCTATCGGTCGCCGGCTCTGTTTAAAAGCATATTAAGTTGAAAGCAGGAGTGTCTTCTGATGGCTGGAGAGCTGAGGATAAGGGTCAAGTTGGGCGAGTTTGAGGTTGAGTTGCAGGGTGATGTTGAGACTATATTTAAGGCGATGGATACCCTGCGTGAGATAGTCTCTTGGATACCTCAGCCAATGACGGCGCTAAGCCAAAGCGGACCTATTGGGACCACCGCACCTACTCAACCACCAGCAACCGAGACCACTCAACTGACTCTGCCAAACATAAAGATAGAGAAAGAAGACTCCCTAGCAGACATAATAGTGAAGATGTTTTCAGACCCGTGGGGTAGAACGCCTAGAAGATTGAGTGAGGTTCGCGAAGCACTCGCATCTTACGGTCTAGTACATCCAAAGCAGTCGGTCGCGGTGGCGCTGCTGCGCCTCTCACAAGCTGGTAAGCTCAGAAGGTTTAAGGAGGGAGGCGAATACGTCTACACAGCCTCACTTCCGCTCGTCTCAGAAGCGGGCAGCCGGCTCTGATGCGTACAAGTCTACTTCAGGCTGCTTTTTGCTCGGCGATTCTGCTCTTTATGATGGCTAGTATCTGTATGTGCCGCTTTTCATCCTCTATGATCCACTCTAGTACGGTTTTGTAGTCTTCTAGATCGAAATTGTACTCGTTGGTTAAGAGCTTGACCACTTCTGTGTATAATATTGTTAGATATTCTTCACCAGCATACCCTTCGTAGCTCTCAAATTCTTGTAGGATCCCTTTCAGTTCGCTTAAGGTAACCTCATCCTCTCTCGCGGCGTATCTTTTAGCCTCTTCGACAGTCTTCACCCAAGCTTCCCCTAACATTTCTCCGCAATCGCAGCGATCTGTTTGATGTGTAAGGCGAGCAGCTAAAGCTTTAAATGCTGCAGCGTGCTTAAACGAATCTTTAGCGATATACTCAAGGAGATAGGCTACCTCTCTCAGAAACCTTTTCTGAGACCTTCTGATAAGCCTTGGCAACCTCTTCTTCAAAGATTGCTGAGCAGTAAAGATATTTAGCTAAATCTTCTCTAGCCACCAAATAGGCTTAGCACCTTATCCAGCAGCCTAGCAAGTGATATAAAAGAATACTTCTATCATCGAAGCTAAATCGTGTTAGAGGTTGGCTAAGATGTTAAGGACCTCTTTGGGGTGCTGCTCTACATTCACCTTCTTGAAGATGTGGCGGATACGCCCCTCTCTGTCAATTATGAAAGTCACTCGTCTAGCCCGCGTTCCACCCACACCTAGAACCCCATATGCTCTACTAACCCACTTATCTCCGTCACTTAGCAAGGTGAAGGGTAGATGATACTTCTCTGCAAACTTCTTATGTGAATCTACGCTATCCAGACTTACCCCAAGCACAACCCCACCTTTCGCTCTGATTTCTGAGAAAACGTCTCTGAAGCCACAAGCTTCCTTGGTGCAGCCAGGGGGTATCGTCCTTTGGGTAGAAGTAAAGGACGACGGGCGAACCTCTTAAGCTCTTTAGGTTAACCATCTTTCCTTCTTGATCTGGTAGCGTGAAATCAGGCGCCTCATCTCCCACCTTAAGAGCCATTCCTTCTCTAACCTATCTTTACTTTAGTACATCTATCTAATAAGGATGTACTCATCGCAGTGTAAATATAGTGGGTTTCAAATGAGTAAGGGGTTGGATGGTGCTGGATAACGTCTTTAGGCAGTATGATGTTAGAGGCGAATACCCCACCGAGATAAACGAAGATTTTGCTGAAAAACTTGGTAGGGCTACAGCAAGTTATCTTGGTAACAGCGGAGCCGTAATAGTGGGTTGCGACTACAGACCCTCGAGCGGTAGATTAAGAGACGCGTTGATATCGGGTTTGACTAGGGGTGGTGTAAGCGTGCTCGATATCTCGCCTTGCACCACCGATATGCTGACGTTCGCAACCATAACCTACAAGCCAGATCTATCGATAATGGTTACCGCCTCACACCTCCCCCTTAAATACAACGGCTTCAAGTATGTATCTAAGCAAGGCGTGTATCTATCGGAGGCGGAGAGGTCTAAGATAAAGGGTATTTTAGCTAAAGGCGAATTTAAAGAAGGGGAGGGCAAAGTTGAGAAGCTTAGCGTCCTCGACAAATACCTCAGCACCATGAAGACGCTTATGAGTTGGAGTAGCAGAACCCTCTCCGGCGTAAAGCTGGTAACCTACCCTATGGGTGGCACAGCCGTCTTAACACTACCTAAGCTGCTCGAAGATCTAGGGGCTGAGGTGCAGGTGATAAGGGAGGTAGCCGAGGACCCCGAGCCTAAAGACGAAAACACCACCATTGTGCGTGAAGAGGTCTTGGCTAGGAAAAGGTTGCTGGGGTTGATAAACGATGGTGATGGAGATAGGCTTGCCGCAAGAAACCACGATGGAAGCTACGTAACCGGCGACCAGCTACTCTGCATCTTCGCAAGACTCTACTCAAAGCTAGGTAAGGTGGTGGTTACGATAGACTCGTCATCAGCGGTCTTCGAATACGTAGGAGGCGAACTTATAATCAGCAAAGTGGGCGAAGCCAACTACGTTGTTGACGCGGTAAAGCACGGAGCAATCTTTGGGGGCGAACCATCGGGACACTTCGTGGACCTCAGATTCACACCATCAGGCTCAGGCACACTCTTCGGAGCCATCTTAGCCGAGATCGCTAAGATAGGCGATCTGGATAAGATGCTCGCGGAGATTCCTAAATTCTACACGTATAGGGTGAAGGTTGCGTGTAGAGACCGCTTGAGCACGATGATTAGGGTTGTTGCTGAGTTGGAGAGAGAGGGTGTTGAGATCCTATCTAGGATAGATGGTGTGAAGTATAGGGTAGGGGGTGCTACGGTGCTTATTCGCCCATCTAACACCGAGCAAGTGGTTAGAGCGACTGTTGAATCTAAGGATGCTGAGGAGGCTAAAAGTATGCTTGGACGAGTTGAAGAGATGTTAAGGAGATTCAGCACCTAACCTTGGCTGTGTTCAACACCCTTACCACATCATCTAACGTCAACCGTTCGAAGGTAGGTTTTGTTATGTGGGCTGCTGCTACTGCGTTAGCCAGAAATAGCCTCTCTTCATAAGGTAGGTTAAGTACAGAGCCTAGTATGTAGCCTGCGTTCCAGCTGTCGCCCGCTCCGGTACTCTTCTGGAGCTTGACGTCAAAGGTTGGCACTTTGGTTACCTCCCCTTTTATGTTGTGTGAGGAGAAGTTTGGGGTATGGAGGAGTACCTCGCCTTCTAATCTTTCAGAGATATACTTCGCTAACGTTACTCTATCATCGTTACTGCACCCCAAAACCTTACCGACCCAATACACCTCATTCTCATTTAGACTTAAGGCACCAACCCCTACTCTACACAACACTTTACAAAGCGTCTTTAGTTCATCTACCCTACTAGACGGGTCTCCTAAATCAAAGAATATGAAAGCGTCTTCACCAACTTGTTCAGCTATGTGAAGAAAGAGCTCTGTACCGAACTTGTTCTGACACCAATTAAATAGGCAGATGTAATCTGCATTCTTCAGCAGCTCGAGATCCTCTACACCAAGCTTTTGGGGTGAAAAGTCCTTTAAACCCCCCGGCTCCCCAATCATAACATTTACTAGCTTACCGTCGCTCTGCATCTCTATTATGCTTGACGTAGAGAGTTTAGAATCCACTTTTATGTGTGAGAGGTCAACACCCACATCCTTGAGAAAGTATTGTAGGCAAAGATAGCCGAAGTCGTTCGTGATGGCGATCAACGTCACTTTTAAGCCTAAGCGTGCTAATGTGTCAGCAAAGTTGGCAGCATTTCCCCCGAGCGTGTAATTTTGTGGTATGTTGATTATGTTTCCGCCGCCTTGCTGAGCGATCCTCTTCACCTCATGGATGAAGTGCTTCACCCCATATGGGTAGCTTATTATGTGATCTAAATAGAAGTCTGGTAGAGAGACGATATTCTTCGGCGGCTTGGGGTATAGGATAGCCTCAACCAGTCTACTTCGATCTACCAATCTTCTTCGGCTTAAGGAAGCCGATCTTCCTTAAAAGATGTCTGGATGTCTTTGTGAGATTGAGCTTAGCCGCCTCCTCTGGTGTAAACCAGCCTAGAGCAAGAACTTCCTCATTCCCCCTAGGCTCACCGCCTTTTGGGACAGCTAAGTAGTCTGAAAGTATGTAGTGATAGCGTATTCTCCCCTCCTTATCACGCGTTATGTTATCAACTACATCTATCAGTTTTATCAGCCTAATCTCCAGCCCAACTTCTTCGTAGATTTCCCGCTTAACAGCATCCTTAACGCGTTCACCTAATTCAACTAACCCTCCTGGGATCGACCACTTCTCTTTGCTCGGCTCGAACCTCCTTTTAACGAGGAGAACCCGTCCATCTTTCTTTATTACAGCACCTACCGCTGCTAATGGGTGCTCTGGATACTCCCGCTTCAAGGCTGCTTCCTCTTGACCTCCCCTTTGGCTTCACATATTTCTGCGGTGAGCTGGTTAATTACCTCTTCCCTTAAAGCCTCAGCCTCAGACTGTGAAGGCTTGGTTACCGAGATGTAGATCTCCAGCTTAGGCTCAGAACCTTCGAACCCGCGTGGGTGGCTCTTAACATAGACGCCACGCCACTTCTGAACAACTTTGTCTAAGATCGGTGCGAGAGAAGACTCTGGTAGACCCTTAACTTCTAAACAGCCTTCGGCGACGAAAAGGTCGCCAACTATCTGCTTGATTACAGGTGCTACGCTCTCTGCAAATATGGCCTTCATTTCAGCTGGTACACCTGGCAGACAAAAGATCTTGAAAGTCTTGTAGTTTATCAGCACAGCAGGCGCGGTCCCAACAGGATTCCTTATCGGTATGCTCTTTGAGGGCAAAGTAGCCATCTTGACTCTGGCAGGTGTCAACTCAAACTTTGGTATGGCGCCCCTTTCAGCAAGCTCCCTATATTTGGCCTCGACCTGTTTTAGAGCCTGCTCGTTGACTTCAAGCCTTCTACGGAGAGCCTTAGCAACACCCTCCAGCGTCTTATCATCATAAGTAGGGCCGAGACCACCAGTCACTATTAGAAGATCTGTGTGCCTCTTTAAAGCCTCTCTAACCGCCTCTGCTATACAATCCGCATCGTCGCCCACTACGGTATGCCTAGCTGCAACGCAACCTAGTTTATGAACCTCTTGAGACAGCCAAGTAGCGTTTGTGTTTATGGTTGAGCCTAAGAGCAATTCGCTGCCAACGCACATTATCTCTATTCTAGGCGTCCACATCTGCATGGTGAGGTGTATTGGGTCAACCATTTAAGGCTAAGGCTTCTCTGCCATTGATGAGCAACTTTGTACGCCATATTTGTTGTCGGCACGGCTGGGAGTGGAAAATCTCTGCTGACCTCTAACCTTGCTGAGTGGTATAGAGCGAAGGGTGCGCATAGCATAACCGTGAATCTCGACCCAGGCGCCTTAGCCCTACCTTACGAGCCTGATGTGGATGTGAGGGACTACATCGATCTGC comes from the Nitrososphaerota archaeon genome and includes:
- a CDS encoding CBS domain-containing protein — translated: MKKLLVKDLYNPNQTIALIVREDESFLNIVRKFVEAPYIRGLFVVDKSGSYQGFIKRESLLQWAKVKLGDISGLEEYLLKYSKDTTAKELIYPYSEKATVYSEDDAVKCLRLMLTYDLTDIPVLDRSSGRILGDV
- a CDS encoding carbohydrate kinase family protein codes for the protein MVDRSRLVEAILYPKPPKNIVSLPDFYLDHIISYPYGVKHFIHEVKRIAQQGGGNIINIPQNYTLGGNAANFADTLARLGLKVTLIAITNDFGYLCLQYFLKDVGVDLSHIKVDSKLSTSSIIEMQSDGKLVNVMIGEPGGLKDFSPQKLGVEDLELLKNADYICLFNWCQNKFGTELFLHIAEQVGEDAFIFFDLGDPSSRVDELKTLCKVLCRVGVGALSLNENEVYWVGKVLGCSNDDRVTLAKYISERLEGEVLLHTPNFSSHNIKGEVTKVPTFDVKLQKSTGAGDSWNAGYILGSVLNLPYEERLFLANAVAAAHITKPTFERLTLDDVVRVLNTAKVRC
- a CDS encoding NUDIX hydrolase, with the translated sequence MKREYPEHPLAAVGAVIKKDGRVLLVKRRFEPSKEKWSIPGGLVELGERVKDAVKREIYEEVGLEIRLIKLIDVVDNITRDKEGRIRYHYILSDYLAVPKGGEPRGNEEVLALGWFTPEEAAKLNLTKTSRHLLRKIGFLKPKKIGRSK
- a CDS encoding competence damage-inducible protein A; this translates as MWTPRIEIMCVGSELLLGSTINTNATWLSQEVHKLGCVAARHTVVGDDADCIAEAVREALKRHTDLLIVTGGLGPTYDDKTLEGVAKALRRRLEVNEQALKQVEAKYRELAERGAIPKFELTPARVKMATLPSKSIPIRNPVGTAPAVLINYKTFKIFCLPGVPAEMKAIFAESVAPVIKQIVGDLFVAEGCLEVKGLPESSLAPILDKVVQKWRGVYVKSHPRGFEGSEPKLEIYISVTKPSQSEAEALREEVINQLTAEICEAKGEVKRKQP